The Flavobacterium commune genome contains a region encoding:
- a CDS encoding tetratricopeptide repeat protein has product MIKKYFILVFLFLLWGIGGLFAQEKDKTLPKANDEYNESKYADAEADYRISNSKFPNRSVAPYNLGNAIYKQNQASEAKYAYAKALKNARSRIQKYKALHNLGNVFMKEKNYTEAVEAYKNALRNNPKDEETRYNFALAKKMLKENPPKNDKNDKDKNKNKDKNKDKQDQDKKDQDKKDQDKKDQDKKNQDKKDGKDKQDPNQPPKPQPGGISPDRLKNLLDAVNNEEKKIQDKVNAKKVKGKSIQTEKDW; this is encoded by the coding sequence ATGATTAAGAAATATTTCATATTGGTTTTCTTGTTTCTCCTTTGGGGGATTGGAGGCTTGTTTGCTCAGGAAAAAGACAAAACTTTGCCTAAAGCGAATGATGAATACAATGAAAGTAAATATGCCGATGCTGAGGCTGATTATCGAATATCGAATTCTAAATTCCCTAATCGTTCTGTAGCTCCGTATAATTTAGGAAATGCTATTTATAAGCAAAATCAAGCTTCTGAAGCCAAGTACGCTTATGCAAAAGCTTTAAAAAATGCGAGATCCCGAATTCAAAAATACAAAGCCTTGCATAATTTAGGAAACGTATTTATGAAAGAGAAAAATTATACTGAAGCGGTAGAAGCCTATAAAAATGCTTTGAGAAACAATCCTAAGGACGAGGAAACCAGATACAATTTTGCATTAGCTAAAAAAATGCTAAAAGAAAATCCCCCAAAAAACGATAAGAACGACAAAGACAAGAATAAAAACAAAGATAAAAATAAGGACAAGCAAGACCAGGATAAAAAAGACCAAGACAAGAAAGATCAGGATAAAAAGGATCAGGACAAGAAAAATCAGGATAAGAAAGACGGAAAAGACAAACAAGATCCAAATCAGCCGCCAAAACCACAGCCGGGAGGAATTTCTCCAGACCGTTTAAAAAATCTTTTGGATGCGGTAAACAATGAAGAAAAGAAAATTCAGGACAAGGTTAACGCTAAAAAAGTAAAAGGAAAATCGATTCAAACAGAGAAAGATTGGTAA
- a CDS encoding thioredoxin family protein codes for MKKWFYIVFFFWAIPSGFAQLKIHTFEEAEQLAVKNPKPFVIFTHTSWCKICKMMENSTFKNPEIIKVLNTDFYFISLDAESKEDIFFNNHRFKFKPQGRNTGIHELATALATIDSEVIYPTLTILEADFSIVFQRHSLLNAKDLLVILEKIK; via the coding sequence ATGAAAAAATGGTTTTACATAGTATTTTTCTTTTGGGCAATTCCATCCGGTTTTGCCCAATTGAAAATCCATACGTTTGAAGAAGCCGAACAATTAGCCGTAAAAAACCCAAAGCCCTTTGTCATTTTTACCCATACTTCCTGGTGCAAAATCTGCAAAATGATGGAAAATTCGACCTTCAAAAACCCTGAAATCATTAAGGTATTAAATACTGATTTTTACTTCATTTCATTAGATGCAGAAAGCAAAGAAGACATTTTTTTCAACAATCATAGATTTAAATTCAAACCACAAGGCCGAAACACAGGAATTCATGAACTCGCAACAGCCTTGGCAACTATCGATTCTGAAGTAATTTACCCTACCCTCACCATCTTAGAAGCTGATTTTTCAATTGTTTTCCAAAGACATTCGCTGCTAAATGCTAAGGACTTACTTGTCATTCTCGAAAAAATAAAATAA
- a CDS encoding lycopene cyclase family protein yields the protein MKHFHYIFTGSGLAALMTVYKMVQSGKYNDKSILLLDENSKKTNDRTWCFWEKENSIWNSIVSKKWNYALFANEDFYRNLELHPYQYCKIQGLDFYNFVFELLSKQKNITFLNEKVTDINELENHVYVATENNSFTCDQVFNSVYNKAAATTQTKFPVLQQHFIGWTIKSTEAVFNPEQATFMDFSVEQKGNTRFMYVLPVSKNEALIEYTLFSAELLKQEEYETEIENYIQRLGIQNFEITEKEQGSIPMTCYPFWKKNTKKVLNIGTAGGWTKASTGYTFKNADKKSSQLVRFLQQENDLRKFHRQNKFWFYDLLLLDILHRENELGSRIFSSLFKNGNPALIFKFLDEETTFSEDIQVILKCPKIIFIKALFRSGRYL from the coding sequence ATGAAACACTTCCATTATATTTTTACTGGTTCTGGTTTAGCCGCTTTAATGACGGTCTATAAAATGGTACAATCCGGAAAGTATAATGATAAAAGCATTTTATTATTGGATGAAAATTCGAAAAAAACAAATGACAGAACCTGGTGTTTTTGGGAAAAAGAAAATTCAATTTGGAATTCCATCGTTTCAAAAAAATGGAATTATGCTTTGTTTGCCAATGAAGATTTTTATCGAAATTTAGAATTACACCCCTATCAATACTGCAAAATTCAAGGATTGGATTTTTACAATTTTGTTTTTGAATTGCTTTCGAAACAAAAAAACATCACTTTTCTAAATGAAAAAGTAACCGACATCAACGAACTCGAAAATCATGTTTATGTCGCTACCGAAAACAATTCGTTTACTTGTGATCAGGTTTTTAATTCCGTTTATAATAAAGCTGCCGCAACAACGCAAACGAAATTTCCAGTATTACAACAGCATTTTATTGGATGGACTATAAAATCAACCGAAGCCGTTTTCAATCCGGAGCAGGCTACTTTTATGGATTTTTCGGTTGAACAAAAAGGAAATACAAGATTCATGTATGTGTTACCTGTTTCTAAAAATGAAGCGCTAATAGAATATACACTTTTCTCAGCCGAACTTTTAAAACAAGAAGAATACGAAACCGAAATCGAAAATTACATTCAGAGACTAGGCATTCAAAACTTCGAAATTACCGAAAAAGAACAAGGCAGCATCCCGATGACTTGTTATCCTTTTTGGAAAAAAAACACCAAAAAAGTCCTGAATATTGGCACTGCCGGCGGATGGACTAAGGCCAGTACGGGTTATACTTTTAAAAATGCGGATAAAAAATCATCGCAATTAGTCCGTTTTCTTCAACAAGAAAACGATCTTAGAAAATTCCACCGACAAAATAAATTCTGGTTCTACGACTTGCTTTTATTAGATATTTTACACCGCGAAAATGAATTGGGTTCCCGTATATTTTCGTCGTTGTTTAAAAACGGAAATCCGGCTTTAATTTTCAAATTTCTGGATGAAGAAACCACTTTTTCCGAAGATATTCAGGTAATTCTAAAATGCCCTAAAATAATTTTCATCAAAGCCTTATTCAGGTCGGGGCGTTATTTATAA
- a CDS encoding 2Fe-2S iron-sulfur cluster-binding family protein: MEKTINFTVIENGIQIPIATRHGSYPSLMYLLKEELQLESFGECGGVGRCATCVVTTKGISGNSALKDRNEPVTLSKLGFHEAAIRLSCQIHITADLNGAEIRILEL, from the coding sequence ATGGAAAAAACCATCAACTTCACTGTTATTGAAAACGGAATTCAAATCCCGATTGCAACGCGTCATGGCAGTTATCCCAGCCTAATGTATTTGCTAAAGGAAGAACTACAATTGGAAAGTTTTGGCGAATGCGGCGGTGTGGGTCGATGTGCCACCTGTGTGGTAACAACAAAAGGAATTAGTGGCAATTCAGCATTAAAAGACCGTAACGAACCCGTAACCTTATCCAAATTAGGATTTCACGAAGCAGCCATTCGTCTGTCCTGCCAAATCCACATCACTGCCGATTTAAACGGAGCTGAAATTAGAATTTTAGAACTTTAA
- a CDS encoding Fur family transcriptional regulator, with the protein MKNTRNTIAKSAILELIKNSEVALSHAEIQKLNQELCDRVTIYRILDRLVSEDVIHKIATPDGTIKYAACHHNHDNHQHTHNHVHFSCEKCHSVTCLDSVEPTFKLPENYLVKEVNFTLSGLCPDCI; encoded by the coding sequence ATGAAAAACACCCGAAATACCATAGCTAAATCGGCTATTTTAGAATTGATAAAAAATTCAGAAGTAGCTTTATCGCACGCTGAAATTCAAAAACTGAATCAGGAATTGTGCGACAGAGTAACTATTTACAGAATTCTGGACCGTTTGGTATCGGAAGATGTGATTCATAAAATTGCCACTCCCGACGGAACAATAAAATACGCTGCCTGTCATCATAACCATGACAATCATCAACACACGCATAATCACGTGCATTTTAGTTGCGAAAAATGCCATTCGGTAACTTGTTTGGATTCGGTTGAGCCCACTTTTAAACTTCCTGAAAATTATTTGGTTAAGGAAGTTAATTTTACGCTCTCGGGTTTGTGTCCGGATTGTATCTAA
- a CDS encoding BrxA/BrxB family bacilliredoxin, with the protein MYPQEMVIPMQAELTAAGFQDLHSAQEVDNAIKSEGTTLVVVNSVCGCAARNARPGAKMSLEGAKKPDHLITVFAGVDKEAVDAARQHMFPFPPSSPSMALFKNGELVHMLERHHIEGRPAEMIAENLQDAYNEFC; encoded by the coding sequence ATGTATCCACAAGAAATGGTAATTCCAATGCAAGCGGAACTAACAGCTGCAGGATTTCAAGATTTACATAGTGCACAAGAAGTTGATAACGCTATCAAATCAGAAGGAACAACATTAGTTGTTGTAAACTCTGTTTGTGGTTGTGCTGCAAGAAATGCACGTCCGGGAGCTAAAATGAGTTTAGAAGGTGCTAAAAAACCAGACCATTTAATCACTGTTTTTGCAGGAGTTGACAAAGAAGCAGTAGATGCTGCAAGACAACATATGTTTCCTTTTCCTCCATCATCGCCATCTATGGCTTTGTTCAAAAACGGAGAATTGGTTCACATGTTAGAGCGTCACCACATTGAAGGTCGTCCAGCTGAAATGATTGCTGAGAACTTGCAAGATGCTTACAACGAATTTTGCTAA
- a CDS encoding tetratricopeptide repeat protein, with protein sequence MKNIVYIVLLVSQIFFAQNNFDKGNSLYKNGKYEQAIDAYTSELTAKKHSAELYFNLGNCYYKLNKVAPAIYNYEKALVLKPNDSEIANNLKFAQKRTVDEIKEVPKVGFAKLLRDFTALYHYNSWAWISVAFSVLFLVSFLGYYFSALTLHKRLFFAGMFVMFLLLLLSVASAIFEKSHFKNERPAIVFAEMTDVKSEPQNKGASVVILHEGTKVFVKETVDNWKKIQLTDGSEGWIDSNAIKEVK encoded by the coding sequence ATGAAAAACATAGTTTATATAGTATTGTTAGTAAGCCAGATTTTCTTTGCTCAAAATAACTTTGACAAAGGAAATAGCTTGTACAAAAATGGTAAGTACGAACAAGCCATTGATGCTTATACATCCGAATTGACAGCTAAAAAACATTCGGCTGAGTTGTATTTTAATTTAGGAAATTGCTATTATAAGTTGAATAAAGTAGCACCGGCTATTTACAATTATGAGAAAGCTTTAGTGCTGAAACCTAATGATAGCGAGATTGCTAATAACCTGAAATTTGCTCAAAAACGTACTGTAGATGAGATAAAAGAAGTGCCTAAAGTAGGTTTTGCAAAATTGTTGCGTGATTTTACAGCTTTATATCATTACAATAGCTGGGCTTGGATTTCGGTTGCTTTTTCAGTTTTGTTTTTAGTTTCGTTTTTAGGATACTATTTTTCGGCTTTGACATTACACAAAAGATTGTTTTTTGCCGGAATGTTTGTGATGTTTTTGCTTTTATTGTTAAGTGTTGCCTCGGCTATTTTTGAGAAAAGCCACTTTAAAAACGAAAGACCGGCTATTGTTTTTGCCGAAATGACCGATGTAAAAAGTGAACCACAAAACAAGGGAGCCAGCGTTGTTATTTTGCATGAAGGAACCAAAGTTTTTGTAAAAGAAACAGTAGATAATTGGAAAAAAATTCAGTTAACTGACGGAAGTGAAGGCTGGATTGACAGTAATGCAATCAAAGAAGTAAAATAA
- a CDS encoding TonB-dependent receptor domain-containing protein, translated as MSKKIHVFFWLILFGNSIYSQNTISGKITCQEPISFSGIHIHIGQKISSSDASGNYSVNNLPNGATKIFISHLGYQSIDTVIDLKSSLKIGFKLKLNITKLHEVVIQQKNNSSTKSVAEQQIKLETIEKYSNQTLGDVLKEVAGISSLKTGNTVVKPIINGLYGSRVPVINNNVKLEDQQWGTEHAPNFDVNAASKITVIKGASGLQYGGDAIGGLVIIEPLSVKKDTLFGKTILNLDSNGKGGSISSSIHKGNDLGWSWNALGTLKYMGDKQTAAYVLSNTGNREANFSGDIKYAAKKYNATAFYSYYKSVIGILSASHTGNVNDLYQSINNKLPSVINDFTYNIKNPKQDVEHQIAKFNFNYYFNESAFVSFQYAFQFNKRLEYDVRRGDYKNTAALDLDLKTNSLNIDFKKSGHDWNFKSGLSAATQNNYANPATGIRPLIPNYDKIDFGAYGIASYNFSDSFSVDGGLRYDFSKIDATKYYQKSRWDERGFNEEFSKFIVGDYGTQWLTKPNFTLHNISASAGFHKKLENNWDIFTNLSFASRNPNPSEFFSDGLHHSTGVIELGDLNLDKEQSTKLSVTIQKKFNQFSFEINPYINHIQDYIFLKPVGFETTIRGAFPVWEYQQTNAHLLGIDVQTHWDINNYWQHSFSLAYVNGKDRSKNEPLIDMPPLNLNNKIRFSKKEWNQLILELKSEIVLQQNQYPDNNFYTNIIKDNEFESVLVDISTPPPAYHLLHFYSEMKFNTFKNTNTTVAFSIQNIFNVSYRDYLNRQRFFADEIGRSFQIQLKFNY; from the coding sequence ATGTCGAAGAAAATTCACGTTTTTTTCTGGCTTATACTGTTTGGCAATAGCATTTATTCGCAAAACACAATAAGTGGAAAAATAACATGCCAGGAGCCTATTAGCTTCTCTGGCATCCATATTCATATTGGTCAAAAAATTAGTAGTAGCGATGCTTCAGGGAATTATAGTGTTAATAATTTGCCTAATGGCGCTACAAAAATTTTTATTTCACATCTTGGATACCAATCCATAGATACCGTTATTGACTTAAAAAGCAGTTTGAAAATCGGTTTTAAACTGAAGCTGAACATCACCAAACTGCATGAAGTAGTCATTCAGCAAAAGAACAATAGTAGTACTAAATCGGTCGCTGAACAGCAAATCAAATTAGAAACGATTGAAAAATACAGCAATCAAACATTAGGCGATGTATTGAAAGAAGTAGCTGGGATTTCGAGTCTAAAAACGGGAAATACTGTTGTGAAACCGATTATAAATGGATTGTACGGAAGCAGAGTTCCAGTAATTAACAACAATGTAAAACTGGAAGACCAACAATGGGGAACGGAACACGCACCCAATTTTGATGTGAATGCTGCCAGCAAAATCACGGTTATAAAAGGCGCTTCGGGCTTGCAATACGGTGGTGATGCCATTGGCGGTTTAGTAATCATTGAACCTCTAAGCGTGAAAAAAGACACTCTTTTTGGTAAAACTATTCTAAATCTGGATTCCAATGGCAAAGGAGGTTCGATCAGTTCCAGTATTCATAAAGGAAATGATTTAGGTTGGAGTTGGAATGCTTTGGGGACTCTCAAATACATGGGCGACAAGCAAACCGCAGCATATGTTTTATCGAATACAGGAAATCGGGAAGCTAATTTTTCGGGAGATATTAAATATGCTGCAAAAAAATACAATGCTACTGCTTTTTACAGCTATTACAAATCGGTAATTGGAATTTTGAGTGCTTCGCATACTGGAAATGTGAACGATTTGTACCAATCGATTAACAATAAATTGCCGTCAGTTATAAATGATTTTACGTATAACATTAAAAATCCCAAACAAGATGTCGAACATCAAATTGCCAAATTCAATTTCAATTATTACTTCAATGAATCGGCTTTTGTATCATTTCAATATGCTTTCCAATTCAATAAAAGATTAGAATATGATGTGCGAAGAGGCGATTATAAAAATACTGCCGCTTTAGATTTGGATTTAAAAACTAATTCGCTAAACATTGATTTCAAAAAATCAGGGCACGACTGGAATTTCAAATCGGGACTGAGTGCGGCAACGCAAAACAATTATGCGAATCCGGCAACAGGAATTCGCCCGTTGATTCCTAATTATGACAAAATTGATTTTGGCGCTTACGGAATTGCGAGCTACAATTTTTCAGACAGTTTTTCTGTCGATGGTGGATTGCGATATGATTTTTCAAAAATTGATGCGACCAAATATTACCAAAAATCAAGATGGGATGAACGAGGCTTCAATGAGGAATTTTCAAAATTTATAGTTGGCGATTACGGAACGCAATGGCTTACCAAACCCAATTTTACTTTACATAATATTTCAGCTAGTGCTGGTTTTCATAAAAAACTGGAAAACAATTGGGATATTTTTACTAATCTAAGTTTTGCATCTAGAAACCCAAATCCTTCCGAGTTTTTTAGTGATGGATTGCATCATTCCACTGGTGTGATTGAGTTGGGCGATTTGAATTTGGACAAAGAACAATCGACTAAATTATCAGTAACTATCCAGAAGAAATTCAATCAATTTTCTTTCGAAATCAATCCTTACATCAATCACATTCAGGATTACATCTTTTTGAAACCCGTTGGTTTTGAAACTACCATTCGGGGTGCTTTCCCTGTTTGGGAATACCAGCAAACTAATGCACACCTTCTAGGAATCGATGTTCAAACGCATTGGGATATTAACAATTATTGGCAACATTCATTTTCATTAGCGTATGTAAACGGAAAAGATCGTAGCAAAAATGAGCCTTTAATTGATATGCCACCATTGAATTTGAATAACAAAATTCGTTTTTCTAAAAAAGAATGGAACCAGCTTATTCTGGAATTAAAGAGTGAAATTGTATTGCAACAAAACCAATATCCTGACAATAATTTTTATACAAATATTATCAAAGACAACGAATTTGAATCAGTTTTAGTAGACATCAGCACGCCTCCACCAGCCTATCATTTGTTGCATTTTTATTCGGAGATGAAATTCAACACTTTCAAGAATACAAACACAACCGTAGCATTTTCTATTCAAAATATTTTCAATGTTTCCTATCGGGATTATTTAAACCGTCAACGCTTTTTTGCTGATGAAATCGGACGAAGCTTTCAAATCCAACTCAAATTCAATTATTAA
- a CDS encoding BatD family protein, which produces MKRYLVFLLLSFQGLWAQVQFEAKVSKNTLGLNERLQVDFFMNIDGDNFNEPSFEGFRVVAGPMQQVSQSWINGKSSFEKIYTYYLIPNQKGSLVIKQATIEYNGKVYKTNPVRVNVTNAIEQPRDPNDISVSADHNLYLVADVSKSNPYINEPITLVYKLYFNNIGITNSEEVNKPKYNDFWSQNIDVKQFVVEEGMFKGQNFRYIVLKKVVLYPQKSGKLTIEPLSLDIDVQLPTNRRNMFGQMLIKEDRKRVSTGAKTISVKALPEAGKPADFSGAVGSFDFRVTPTKTSLKNGESLDLVVSVAGKGNLKLFNLPKPEVPNALEMYDAVHTEQVNTPLSGMTGKISDSYTIIPQYKGDYPIKPLQFSYFDLKTGRYKTISSQEIVVSVLDGPTPTDAVVAQSGSQKNAVVANEQFKYIKLETKLEPMAMKDFFGSKLFYSLLLIPFGLIPVIVLAKKKKEAIDGDVVGNRIKRNNRLAKKYLSEAKKQINNKEPFYVALEKAMHNFLKAKLHIETSEMSKDNIKEILLSKKANPEAVNDFITLTENCEFARYAPSSSASIQKDYEKAVSIISDLEKQLS; this is translated from the coding sequence ATGAAAAGATATTTAGTATTCCTATTGTTAAGTTTTCAGGGACTTTGGGCTCAGGTACAGTTTGAGGCCAAAGTAAGCAAGAACACGCTTGGTCTGAACGAAAGATTACAGGTTGATTTTTTCATGAATATTGATGGAGACAATTTTAACGAACCTTCTTTTGAAGGCTTTCGGGTTGTAGCAGGGCCTATGCAGCAAGTGAGCCAGTCATGGATAAACGGCAAGAGTTCTTTTGAAAAAATCTATACTTATTATTTGATTCCCAATCAAAAAGGAAGTTTAGTTATCAAACAGGCTACTATTGAATACAACGGAAAAGTATATAAAACTAATCCGGTAAGGGTGAATGTTACTAATGCTATTGAACAGCCCAGAGATCCTAATGACATTAGTGTTTCGGCAGATCATAATTTGTATTTAGTAGCCGATGTTTCTAAATCAAATCCATACATCAACGAGCCTATCACCTTGGTTTATAAATTGTATTTTAATAATATCGGAATCACAAATTCGGAAGAAGTAAATAAACCAAAATACAACGATTTTTGGAGTCAAAATATTGATGTTAAGCAGTTTGTTGTTGAAGAAGGAATGTTTAAGGGACAGAATTTCCGTTATATTGTACTTAAAAAAGTAGTTTTATATCCGCAAAAATCCGGAAAATTAACCATAGAACCGCTTTCGTTGGATATTGATGTGCAATTGCCTACCAATCGCAGAAATATGTTTGGACAAATGCTTATCAAAGAAGACCGTAAGAGGGTTTCTACCGGAGCTAAAACTATTTCGGTAAAAGCATTGCCCGAAGCCGGGAAACCTGCTGATTTTTCGGGAGCTGTAGGTAGTTTTGATTTTAGAGTTACGCCTACAAAAACCAGTCTTAAAAATGGTGAAAGCTTAGATTTAGTAGTAAGTGTAGCGGGTAAAGGGAATTTAAAATTATTTAATTTACCAAAACCTGAAGTGCCTAATGCTTTAGAGATGTATGATGCAGTGCATACTGAGCAGGTGAATACACCACTTTCGGGAATGACAGGAAAAATATCCGATAGTTATACCATTATTCCGCAATACAAAGGCGATTATCCTATAAAACCTTTGCAGTTCTCCTATTTTGATTTGAAAACAGGAAGATACAAAACCATTAGTTCGCAAGAAATTGTGGTAAGTGTTCTTGATGGGCCAACTCCTACTGATGCGGTTGTGGCTCAGTCCGGAAGTCAAAAAAATGCGGTGGTTGCTAATGAGCAATTCAAGTACATTAAGTTAGAAACTAAGTTAGAACCAATGGCAATGAAAGATTTCTTTGGATCTAAATTGTTTTACAGTTTGTTGCTGATTCCTTTTGGATTAATACCTGTAATTGTATTGGCTAAAAAGAAAAAAGAAGCTATTGATGGTGATGTCGTAGGAAACCGAATCAAGAGAAACAATCGTTTGGCGAAGAAGTATTTATCAGAAGCTAAGAAACAAATTAATAATAAGGAGCCGTTTTATGTGGCATTGGAAAAAGCCATGCACAATTTCCTGAAAGCTAAATTGCATATTGAAACCTCAGAGATGAGTAAAGATAATATCAAGGAAATTTTATTGTCTAAAAAGGCCAATCCGGAGGCTGTAAATGATTTTATCACGCTAACTGAAAATTGCGAGTTTGCCCGATATGCACCATCATCAAGTGCAAGTATTCAGAAAGATTATGAAAAAGCAGTAAGCATAATTTCGGATTTAGAAAAACAGCTTTCTTAA
- a CDS encoding TonB-dependent receptor encodes MKNLILSFVFLLPILVLAQTNIKGRIMSDGKPLQQANIVLKKYKLSTTSNAEGFYSLKNINPGEYEIAASYSGLKTESQKITITDTTEIVVDFYLKENNALDEVVVTGTLKTVNRMESPVPVEVYKPAFFKKNPTANIFEALQNVNGVRPQLNCNVCNTGDIHINGLEGPYTLVLIDGMPIVSGLSTVYGLSGIPNSLLERIEIVKGPASSLYGSEAVGGLINIITKNPKNAPLFSADAFATDWGEINIDLGFKTSVSKTASVLTGINYFNYSNPIDNNNDNFTDVTLQDRISVFQKWNFNRKSNKIFSMAGRFFYEDRWGGELQWEKKYRGGSDIYGESIYTKRWELLGAYELPVKEKILFSFSYTDHDQNSVYGNMPYLAKQRIGFGQLTLDKKIDQHDLLFGTAIRYQYYNDNTPATVKEDINWIPSLFVQDEVTLHENHKLLLGARYDYNKNHGNIFTPRLAYKWKFNDNNILRFNTGTGFRIVNLFTEEHAALTGSRDVIVLEELKPERSYNANLNYLKKIFTNNGNFIGLETSAWYTHFTNSIIPDYDTNPNQIIYKNLDGYAVTKGISTNIDMVFQNGLKVILGATFMDVAKTENGIKTRQMLTEKFTGTWAISYRINKLFLDVDYTGNLYGPMRLPTLGNLDPRKDYSPTWSIQNIQFTFNKFKNIEIYAGIKNLLNWTPNKGNPFIIARTHDPFDKNVDYDTNGNVIQNNDPNDPKYNPYALTFDPGYVYGPNQDIRSFFGLRYTLK; translated from the coding sequence GTGAAAAATCTAATTTTATCATTTGTCTTTCTTTTACCTATTCTTGTTTTGGCTCAGACCAACATCAAGGGCAGGATTATGTCTGACGGAAAGCCGTTACAGCAGGCTAACATTGTTTTAAAAAAATATAAACTTTCTACTACAAGCAATGCTGAGGGCTTTTATAGCTTAAAAAACATTAATCCTGGCGAATACGAAATTGCAGCATCTTATTCCGGTTTAAAAACAGAAAGCCAAAAAATTACGATAACTGATACTACTGAAATTGTAGTTGATTTCTATTTAAAAGAAAACAATGCACTGGATGAAGTGGTGGTTACCGGAACATTAAAAACGGTGAACCGTATGGAAAGTCCGGTTCCTGTAGAGGTTTACAAACCTGCTTTTTTTAAAAAAAACCCAACAGCCAACATTTTTGAAGCCTTGCAAAATGTCAACGGTGTGCGTCCACAGTTAAATTGTAATGTTTGCAACACGGGAGATATTCACATCAACGGATTGGAAGGACCTTATACCCTGGTTTTAATTGACGGAATGCCTATTGTGAGCGGACTTTCGACTGTTTATGGATTATCAGGAATTCCGAATTCATTATTGGAACGAATAGAAATTGTGAAAGGACCGGCTTCTTCTTTATATGGAAGTGAAGCTGTAGGTGGTTTAATCAATATTATCACTAAAAATCCAAAGAACGCTCCTCTTTTTTCGGCTGATGCCTTTGCTACCGATTGGGGTGAAATCAATATCGATTTAGGTTTCAAAACAAGTGTCAGCAAAACAGCATCCGTACTAACTGGAATCAATTATTTCAATTACAGCAACCCAATTGATAATAACAACGACAACTTCACCGATGTGACTTTACAGGATCGAATTTCGGTTTTCCAAAAATGGAATTTCAATCGAAAAAGCAACAAAATATTCTCTATGGCAGGCCGTTTTTTCTATGAAGACCGATGGGGGGGCGAATTGCAATGGGAGAAAAAATACCGTGGCGGAAGTGACATTTATGGTGAAAGTATTTACACCAAACGTTGGGAATTATTAGGAGCTTACGAATTGCCTGTAAAAGAAAAAATATTATTCTCATTTTCATACACCGACCACGACCAAAATTCGGTTTACGGAAACATGCCTTATCTGGCAAAACAGCGCATTGGTTTTGGACAGCTGACTTTAGACAAAAAAATTGACCAACATGATTTGCTTTTTGGTACAGCCATACGTTACCAATATTATAACGACAACACCCCTGCAACGGTTAAAGAAGACATCAATTGGATTCCGAGTTTGTTTGTTCAGGACGAAGTAACATTGCATGAAAATCATAAACTTCTTCTGGGCGCACGATACGATTACAACAAAAATCACGGCAATATTTTTACACCAAGATTGGCTTACAAATGGAAATTTAACGACAATAATATTCTGCGATTCAACACAGGAACCGGTTTCAGGATTGTCAATCTCTTTACCGAAGAACACGCCGCATTGACCGGTTCCCGTGATGTGATTGTACTGGAAGAATTGAAACCGGAGCGATCTTATAACGCTAATTTGAATTATTTAAAAAAAATATTTACCAATAATGGTAATTTTATCGGGCTGGAAACTTCGGCTTGGTACACCCATTTCACCAATTCGATTATACCGGATTATGATACCAATCCGAATCAGATTATTTACAAAAACTTAGACGGATACGCTGTTACGAAAGGAATCAGTACCAATATCGACATGGTTTTTCAAAACGGTCTCAAAGTCATTTTAGGCGCAACATTTATGGATGTTGCCAAAACCGAAAACGGAATCAAAACCCGCCAAATGTTGACGGAAAAATTCACCGGAACCTGGGCTATTTCGTACCGAATCAATAAATTATTCCTTGATGTTGACTATACCGGAAATCTCTACGGCCCAATGCGACTTCCTACTTTAGGCAATTTAGATCCCAGAAAAGACTATTCGCCTACATGGAGCATTCAGAACATTCAGTTTACCTTCAATAAGTTTAAAAATATCGAAATTTATGCTGGTATAAAAAACCTGTTGAACTGGACTCCTAACAAAGGAAATCCGTTTATCATTGCCCGTACCCACGATCCTTTTGATAAAAATGTTGATTATGACACCAACGGAAATGTCATTCAAAATAATGATCCCAATGACCCTAAATACAATCCGTATGCTCTAACTTTCGATCCCGGTTATGTTTATGGGCCGAACCAAGACATTCGAAGCTTTTTCGGATTGCGCTATACTTTGAAATAA